GCTTGCCAAATTGTTCGTTATCCGAAAAATGCACacgactacatgtacatgtatatatatttatagtccCTGTCAATTGTCAAAATTGTCAGATATAAAATCTGCCAATTTTGATAATTGACAGTGGAACCTGTGGAACCAATCGGCAGTGGAACCTAATAATGCTTTAAGGGCAACGTAAAGTGTGAATATcgtaaatttttttttatagaaTGGTTGATCTCTCTCAAAGGTTTTGCATACACAAATCAGTTATACATGCAGGTCCACCCCACCCCCAACATTGGTAGGGAGGTACCATACCCTCACCTGACACCCATCCCACTCATCTGACACCCACCTAACATTGGTAGGAAggtacccacacccacacccaccctcaCCTGACATTGGTAGGAAGgtacccacaccccacacccaccctcACCTAACATTGGTAGGAAggtacccacacccacacccaccctcaCCTAACATTGGTAGGAAGgtacccacaccccacacccaccctcACCTAACATTGGTAGGAAggtacccacacccacaccccacacccaccctcACCTAACATTGGTAGGAAggtacccacacccacaccccacacccaccctcACCTGACATTGGGCTTGTTGTGTACAACAATAGACTCCACTAGAGTGATGGGAGAGGAGGGGTCCATCCTCACAGGGGCTTTCCTGCTCCTCTGAGATCTACGCACATTCAAACTAGGCACAAGTGATTTGACATCTGAAGGGGAGAGacaagatgtacatgtagtatacttGTGTTGTATTTTCAATGTGCACATAGATGCTTCCTATGTATAGGTTATCAGTACAATCCATGGGTAAGCTCCTTTAATCAACACAGTGCTAACAGGTAAGCCCCTCCaatcatcaataattattgtgctaataTTAAGTCAACAGCACTAATGAGTAAGCCCCTGTGATTAAGACCCCACCATCGTTGGAGAGTGGTCTGCCGTGACTCCTGGATGGTTTTAATGGCTTGATATCATTCAGCAGTTTCTTTGCCTCAACAGTGCTGTacaagagggggggggggcatgatGATATCATCTCAATATTTAGGTGAAATGTAATACCCTAGATTTTGATCCACGGACACATTCATCTTGGTTAGGAACTGCAGTGAAGAGAAACAACGTTTAATAGCTAGTTCATATCTTCAACAAACCTTACTTCAGACAttaagctacatgtaatacCGAGTATCACTATTAGCTGTTTCGACTAACCACAAACTTGTATCTAAGCAGACCATTGGAAaagtaattctgagagctgaGAGCTATTGTCAATGAATGCATGACCATCTCACATTACATTTACTTACCTCTATAATAGAGCTGATCAGATGTGGTAATGGCCTCTCCTCCAGTCTGAGCATGATGCACTGTTCAGAGATGTTACTGCTTAAAGGGTTGAAGAAGTCAGAGTCCAGGTGGTACTTCTTGGAGAGGGTCTCCGCTATTTTCTTAGCCTCTGGTGACTTTACATTGATGTAGACGATATAAGGCTCTTCCCCAAGGTGaagctatgtgtgtgtgtgtgtgtgtgtgtgtgtgtgtgtgtgtgtgtgtgtgtgtgtgtgtgtgtgtgtgtgtgtgtacgtgtgtgtgtacgtgtgtgtgtgcgttgtgaTTCAAATAGTGTTAGTACCTGCCAAACAAAGCACGCAGGAAGGGAAACTTGAACAGTCTCTGTCCGGCCCTCATAGTCCAGCTTCATACACAGTACGTCATTTCTCAGCTGCACAGTTGACCAATTATTATACGTGAGCAAAAGGCTAAGCTTATACCAACATGTATCATACACTGTAGTAGTACAACGtacacatacaatgtacatgtacgcacacatgcatgtacatgtaggtcccCTTCTACTACAatcggctctgtaactagaggtCTGATGACGGTCCAAATTCTACGATTCTTAAAGCTTAGAATGAGTTTGTTCAAATGGTATGTTCAAATCTCTAATTTGGAATGGGCTACAATTTCCTACTTCGGAAAAAGACCACAGACTAGTACTTTGTCAACACAGACTCATTGATTTTAaaacatcatctgaaaggcctctttcTAAACTTTCACAAAAAATAACGTTTTTgaaccaacggaactaaagttatggccgttcaaagatgctctattcaacactataatattatgcagtaAACATGTGTTGCTGAATGTACGTATTGCACAAAGTTCTTGGTTCACATACATGTGCGTAAAATTCGCCCACAAAACCTCCCTATACATGTAAATTTCAAAAAACCCTCCCACAAAACAAACTGTCAAGAAACCTCCATTCTCCATAAATACTGATTTCTCTTACCTCAACGTGCAGCACTTTGTCGAGCTCTAGTCGACCTATCTGCACACACTGCACTGACAGAGGGAGGGACTCCTCATCATCCACATCGACAGAGCATGGTGAAGGCAGGGGGCGCTTCAGTTTGAGGGGCTGAGTTTGTGGAGTGGgagtgggagtgtgtgtgtgtgtggagtgggagtgggtgtggatggggtggtggtgtgtgaagtgggtgtggggtaGTGGTGggtgtgcggtgtgtgtgtagtaaaGACGTGGCCCTAACACAGGtagctatggagagactttggggctgGCTGTATAAAGGGTGGCCTGCTGACCAGGTttcactataataatgtacatgtaccagatTGCACTACAATACAGCAACACACCTTCTTTATTCCATAGGTGGCCATGACTTGGTTGGCACTGTTACCACGTACAGAGCTCATCCTGGAGGAACCAGTACCCCACGCTCGAGACCTAAACTGTGAGAACAGCTGATTGGAgggacctgtgtgtgtgtgtgtgtgtgtgtgtgtgcgtgtgcgtgtgcatgtgtgtgtgtgtgcatgtgtgtgtgtgtgtgaggggcgCAGGCTACAAACATAGTACAATGGTGTTTCTAAGCACAAAGGACATAACGTTCACGAATCACTATAGCTACACTTCTTCTTGTTTTTCTTGCCTCCACTAAAGAAGAGTAGCCAATTGGGCCACGTGGTAAATGTAGTTATTACACATCAGTTTGCAAACTAAAATTACTAAAAAGCtccaaaaatgtttttttTGGCTTTAACACTAGTTAAATGACACAAACAGATTCGGGGATCGACTCACTGCCATTACTGCTATAGAAGCTGCCTGGGGTTGCCGCTGACTGTGTTGGTCTCTTTAGAGGACGCCTGGCCAAATCAGAGGGAAGCTCAGCTGCTCTTGAGGTAGTCAATGGTTTCTGCACGTGCAGGTGTAAAAGTAATTGCAAATAACGTATACATGAGTTGCTAGAcagattgtacatgtatattttaaATTGAAGAAGTTACACAGGCCAAAATGGTGTGCATACTACtacaatgtactgtactaaacaccacacacacacacacacacataccccacAGCCCAcactcaccccacacactcacacacacccacactcaccccacaccccacacactcacacactcaccccacaccccacacactcacacacaccccacgcCCCACACccatactcacacacacaggcttacCCTGGTCCCTGCTGCTGAACTAGTGGAAGTCCTTGCAACCTTCTCATCATCCACTTCAAAACTGAACTCGACTTTTGATAAAACAGGAGAGTCTGTAATGGACAGAATATCCCTAGCTTTTCCCGTACTGGGGAGTGCATGGGTCGTCGCCATTGCTAATTGCTCTTTAGATAGAAACGTGGGAGTGACTTGAATACTACACTTCCCTTTGGAGGCCGCTTGACTCTTGGCAAATACATTTCTATGAGTGCTGGAAGCATTTGTCGAATCTGCTGTAGATGTAGGCTTTTCCGAGCAAGTTTTGAGAACTGAATTAGTTGTGGATAAAAGTTTATTAAACTTGTCAGTATTGTCATTGGTGTTCTTGGGGGGTGCTTTTGGAGGGAGGAAGCGATTTGGCAAAGGTGACTTGAAATTTGAGCTAGTCGTTGCTTTAACAtcattatcatcatcatcatctgaATGAATAGTTACTACGTCATTAGTCGCAGCTTTATCGGTAGTTTTGTCTTTAGGCAATACTTGCTTTTTATCAACAGGGCGTTTAAAAATCTCGCCCGCATCTACCTCTTCAGAAGAAGTATTTGAAGCAATGTCATCATCCCTATCTGGTGAAATACTAGCCCACGATTTTCTCGAATCACGAACACAGTCAGAATTGGGTTTGGTATCAAAACTGGAATTGGGATCTTCTAGTCCTATGCAGGTGTCATTCCAAAGCATGCTTTTTTGAGAGTCAAAATTTGTAATTTGAGTAGTTTCAGTTGGTGATTCTGAACGTATTGGATTGGTTCTAAATGGTCTTTTCTTCTTCGGAGCAGGTAAAGAACTTTCCATGGAGTTAGAAATTTTGTTCTTTGTATAAGGCGTTTTCGCTAGTGTAAGAAAATCAGGAATAGTAGAGCCAGTTTTTGAAGTTGTAGTAGTTCTTGATTTCATAGACTTGGCTCTGTTTATTACATCTACAACATTTGATTTAGGGGGCATGGGTTGAATTCCAACATTGGTAGTTTCGTTAGACTGATCGTGGCCGAAAGTTAGATCGTGCAATTTCTTTTTGGGTATCTTGAAACTACTACTTTTATACTCCTAGAAATGCAAGTTATAATATTCATGAAATTAATTTATTAGAGAAATGGTAATTGCCAAGagtaatattatatacattattaacGTACTCCTGGAGTTTTGTGCTGGTCGTACATTGTTCCACTGCTTATCCTTGCACCTGGAAAATAGGAACCATTTCTAATCATGAACTTAGAGTTTTTCTACTATAGTATTCATGCAAGAAAGCAAATGGGCAAAAGTAGGCTTAACTAAAGTggtgtacagtggaaccctctTAATGACCACTCCCCCAACTACGATATCAGCTAGAGCTACGCTATCAGCTCTTCTATACTTTGAATTGAGAGGATTCAATTGGAAAGAGagctttcaaatggtgtcatcaatgGGAGATGAATTAATGTGCCAATTTcgggtatatatacatagcccatggtccaaggccaaaaAAATGCCAAtggcaacacatcatttgaaagatTTCTTTTAGCAAAATCATAAAATGGATCGATCCTAAAGTTATGGTTACTGAAAGATGCTCAActaaacagtttgtgtacaaaacaacaaaggccacctccgTATAACCAACTCCTGGTATAACTTTGTTTCCCAAAGGTGTCCATTAACATTAACAgaattgtgtatatagtttacaCAAGGAGCTACCATGATCACTTTGATCTGGTTCGTCATCCTCAATGACTGTTACTTCATGGCCAGGAGTAGACCGGGAGGGTGGGGTTTTCAGACCTCGGTCAAAGTCATCAATAATGGCCGCCCTCTTATCTACATGGGAAAGGGGAGGTTACATAGCGACAGGAATGGGGAGGTTACATAGCGACAGGAATGGAGAGGTAATACGTAGCGACAGGAATGGGGAGGTTACATAGTGACAGGGAATGGTGTCATGGTACATGGTGTAGCTACCTCTGTTGTCTGGATTAGAGTGTGGCCTATACTGCTGCTTTCTTTTCCTACTGTGTGTGAATTCCATTGCGACCGTAGCCAGTCTACATCTTTAGTAGAGGGTGGTCATTGTACTTTGAGACTGTGTAGGTCAGCAAGacagctgaatcagcaataactTTTGTCTAGGTTCAGAGGGCAGATACCACCAAAAGTTTCAGTCTCGGGTCCAGGCCGCGATTCCAGAGAAGTTTTTTTGCTGTTCTCCTAGATCCTGCTGTCCGTCCAAGGCCGGCTGAAGGGCCAAGGCTACACATCATGAGCTATCTAGTACTAAGGTGAGGAAGATGCAGACATATGTGTATTACTTGAATGAGCTACTGTACCCTGTAGTTTCAAGTGTACGTGGCTATAAAAGCATTGAGTCTAAAATAAATGGAGAACTACCTTCTGTGTGGTGAGCTCCAGTCCCAAGAGGAGGGTGTCTCTGCCTGGCCCACCCCGGTCAGCCTCGTGTACAAGGGACGGAGGAAGGGAAGTGTGCAGTTTGTGGGGATAGGGAAATACGACAAGCAAGACAAGAAATACATCGAGAATGGAGTGAGTGCACACGCCCCCTTTTGTTTGCCTGTATAACTACTCGCTCTATCTATAGAATGTTTATATAGTGGTTTTTATAGTGGTTTTTTTGTAACATTTTGCCTGATTTTGATAGTTTTATCAGGCTTGATCGTAAGATTAAAAAAACCCCCGACTATACACCGACTTGGGGGAACTCCCTTATGCACGCATTTAATAAAAAATCTCATGTTGTtgcctatacataattatacattgagGGAAAACCCCGTTACGAGCTCTCCTTGTAGCCCTACATCAAGGGGAACCCCCCATTACGAGCAATTAGTCCTGATGTTCCCACTACACGTACAGGTACAGCTGATGCATTCTTTGGATCACGAGAACGTGCTCAAGTTCAGTGAATGGTACGAGACTCCACAGCACATCTGGGTCATCACAGAGCTGGCCATCGGAGGCACCCTCTCTCACATACTGCACCAAGATGGCTGCATTCCCAGCCCTAATATCCACGACTTTGTCCGGGACATTGCAGCTGGACTGACCTACATTCACTCCAGGGGGGTGCTCTATTGTGACCTGCAGCCCTCCAAGGTAACTTATTCCCATAGCACACAAATTAGCATGTACCTCATATAATAATCGCCTCAGCATTATAAAGTCGGTATTTACAGTAGAGCCCCTCTTAACGGCCACTCGTGAAAAAAAGCGAAGTGTGATACAaaggccaggtcccaaatgaacagtttgtgtacacaacccctcaacaaaggccacctgtacatgtgtaatgaTTATTATGGGTTCCCTAAAGGTGTCCACTATAAAGAGGCTGCACTGTATGTCCATTATTGATTAAGTACAAGCTATGCTACTTTTATTTTTCTATTTTAACTGTTGGGGCACTTCATTATTGTGTATTTCACCAACAGATTGTACTGGATGGCCGTCAGCTACTGAAACTCAGCGACTTCACGCTAGCCCAGACAATGGCTGACTGCCATAACCATTACAACCTCACGTCACTTGTAAACACATTACTGACGCCCTCGGGAAAAGACCACCCTCTAAAATACGCCCCCTCACCATTCTACGCTGCTCCTGAGTTGTTTGTTGATGGTGGACAGTTTTCAACAGCCAGTGACCTGTGGTCTCTAGGCTGCATCGTGTATGAGCTGAGTCTAGGTAATGCGAGTCTGGGTAATGCGAGTCTGGGTAATGCGAGTCTAGGTAATGCGAGTCTAGGTAATGCGAGTCTAGGTAATGCGAGTCTAGGTAATGcgagtctataattatactagtttACTGCAACACGCAGTCACCTGGTAAATGATTTTATGGTTACATTATTCAGCTTTAGAGCAAATTCAGATCACGTTGAATTCAGACAAATTTAATCATACAACAGTTTCAGATatcaacagtggctgtaataaagaggtggtcaaacacatgctatggagactttgggacgcatacattaacctggctgtattatagagggtggcctagCTGATTATGGGTGACAGGTTCTGTGTCACTGTGTAGTAGCAGGTAGTAGTAGTTGGATCGATGGATCATACTATTCTGGTAATGTTGTTGTCCCAAATTTATTGTGTTTTTTATATCTCACTACAGGTTGCAAACCATTTGATAGCAATGACCCTGACCTGCTACTCCAGTCTATCTCGTGCATACAACCAAACGCTGTGGTACAGTCTCCAGAAACAGCTCAACTATTATCAAACCTCCTCACAGGGGAACCTAGTCATCGGACTACACCGCCTCAGTATACATGACTCTTCTATGTGTTCATTGCTTCATCGCTTTCAATGTGCGTATGAATCTTCCTTAAGAGCATTTTATCACTTACTAAATTTGTCTATTTTGATCCACAGTTTGTTACATGGTATTTAGTTATGAACATGCTAAACTTGATAAAATGATAATTGACATATTGGGGTATCCCCTTATAAACCCACACAGTTGGTAAATTAATATGACCACCATTCCAGTACTGATGTCCCTAGTAGCTATTTGCTACACTCAGGAACTTGTTGTTGAAGACAGACCTCTCAACATTCTCCTGCTTAATGGCTTGTTTGCTGGCCACCTGTTCCCACTGGTCAGCCTGGGTGAAGAGCTAGTCAGTAGGGGCCACAATGTCTCCCTCTGCTCCACTGTCATGGAGGGATCAAAATTGCTCCCAAATCTACCAGAAAGTGTGGGAATAAAGTTCCTAAATGCTGGTTTGGATGTTATTACACTGGAAGAGTTTGAAGCACAAACCAGGAACCAAAAGGACGGACCTGGAGGTGCTGCAGTTGCTGACTTTGCTACAGTGGCTCATCAATCGACTGTAAAGATTTTAAACAAATTGGAAACTTACGGAATTGAACGTTTTGATATGATCGTATGCGATTTCTCTGTTATACATATCGGACTACACTATGCCATCTTGGGCAGGAAAGTCATTGCGTTCAGCTCCATGCTTCCCCCCTACCCTGCTATAGAATCCCCCTGGCCTCTTCCATTCACACTTAGCGGAGGCCAATCAGACGATTTGAGCTTCTTAGAACGTCTACAAAACTCGATACTAGCACCTTTGCTCATCCCAGCATGGAACTATCTATTCTGGATCTTCTGCAAAGGCGACGAGAGATTGGAAACAACTCTAAATGGTATTAACTTTATGCGATATCCTGGGATTAATATTCCCCATCTGATAACATCTGTAATTGGGTTCGATACACCTGCACTTCAAACTCCCCTCAGGCATTACGTAGGACCTATGGTGAAGAAAAGAACGGACAAATTAGCAGAGGATCTGGAGGAATGGCTTAGTAACAAGAGAGAGAGATCTGTTATCTATATCAGCATGGGTACCACTGGCTATGTATCCGGGGATGTTGCTAGGACAATCATCGAAAGTGTGATGGCAACGAAATTTGATGCAGTTTGGGCCCTGAGAGACAACAATAGAGGGTCTATAGAAGGTGTTGAAATTGATGACAATCGAATATTTATATCGGGATGGGTGCCACAGCAGACGATACTCGCGCATGCATCGATCCGATTGTGTATTCTCCATTGTGGACTGAATAGTGTGCAGGAGAGCCTATACAATGGCCTGCCTGTTGTGTGCCTGCCTCATGCCTTCGATCATTTCGCGACTGGTGGGACCATTCGTAATATTCGTGTGGGAATATCCATGTACAGTTTTTTCGATAGCATTCTTGGGCATACAGACGTATCAATAAAGGATTTAACAAATGCAATCACGACAGTTTCAAGTGATGGGTATGTAGCAAATGCTAGGAGGGTTTCACTCGTGTACAAGTTTGCTGGAGGAGCAGAGACAGCTGCAGGCCTGGTGGAGTACTATACTGATGTTGGGTACGATCACCTCATACCAGCCTTTGCAAGATATCAGTGGAGCTGGATACAGTATCGTAATCTCGATGTGTGTGCTGTTCTGTTTAGTATTTTAGCTGTGTTTATGTTTCTGTCGTACAAGTGCTTGTATAGTTGTGTCTGTGTGAAAGTATGTAGAAAGTGATTTGTTTGTTGTGAtttcctgggggggggggggggggttctgTCACAAGTCATAATTGTGAGTGAGCAGCCCCACCTCcctctacatgtagctctggGAATTCCAGTATAAATGCACACCGACACAGTTTCCAAGCAAAGATATCTGTTGTGAGAGCAGCCAGGCGTGCATAACAACAGTGCGCACAGCAATGGATCTTAAAATCACAGTGTTACTCGTCACCATCCTTTGCCTTTCTAAGGTGAGTCTAACTATTCACTAGCTAGCTTATTTAGACTAAAAACATGTGCCAATTTTGTAGAAATAATGATTTCATTACTACAATTACAAAACAGTTAGCAATGAAATCTGTTTTGTACCTGGTCAGCTTATCTAGAGATTTTCCCCTCTAACTGCAGGTGGTGTATGGTAGCTACCTACTGGAGATTGGTGCTCGAAACTATCGAAACTACCAGCATAAAGAGAGCTCTGGTCACTGCTGTGAATTGTACCGAACCAGAAACTGTGACCCGTGGTGGTGTGCACACTGTCACTGTGACAACCGGTTCAGATTTTGCCTCCAATATTCAGGGACTCATCACAATGGAGACACGGGGAACTGCCCACTGGGGAGCTATTTCACTTGGACGGTGGGGGATGACAGTTTCACTTTCCGTAATTGGATTTCTCGTCACCGTGGTATACCCAATCCCATGACGTTCGCTGGAGCAGTGTGGCCAGTGAGTGAGAGTGTAGAAGGGATGTGTTCAGTTCAGTTAGGGGTCCTTCATATGCAGTGAAACTTGTGATTTCGTAAGACCATGAGGCTATAGTTTGTGTAAGGCTGAGATCCCTTTCTAGTGTTCTTAATATGTGCAATGCACACATTATGTATTTCACTTCATCatatcatagatagagtagagagggattggaaacgaaagtgattcacgtgatgttttacaatgaagtctatgtAGTAGTCCatagtgtgctgtgtcccaaatggcctcaagtatgagATGAAAGTTTATGTTTaacagcagaactgctcgtggactttttacagacagcaaaacatgttagccctcgtgttagctaaaagtaagcctcgattaaaatcgcggagatacacggatggtacttcgagggtacttctgtttccaatccctcttttaattactctatctatgattacGTTGAGTGATATTATAGTAGATCAGAAGTTTTATACAAACATCCTAATTAAGCCAACTGGGGACTGAAAAACCGTGTGGTGTGTCTTCCCATTCCACTTGTTCTACATtaattgtagcctcctttgcagcctctcctttttctgttctttgtcatagttcaataagataaaatacgggactaattggaggaacaaagaaagaaagaaggaagagactaagaaaaaggagagcctgccttgctaagttgcgtgacggtagacgagtggtagacgagtgaaaatgaacgtgggcaatcactagctgggcggagcctgacagagcaaaaagctacagcatgcctacgcattgcaaactctaaataaaagctattagcatcgtagatagtaagccagaatcaacATCGTAGATaagggcttacctagtaaagactaaagaaactaaatatctaaatttagctcagttttttttcctgagttcagaacagacccacttgattagtagatataattattacagcagtatagtctactctactatagtctttcatacttcctctactgactaaaggtctcacaaaggctgactctactgtactgtactgtactgttcataacagattatgttcctggtaaatgcgctccaagtactgtgtgggaggacagttattgaggttttctctcgcccacgctcgttaaaatttgtctacgtcagtaagggatcacgcgacttagcaaggcaggctctcctttttcttagttgcttccttctttctttctttgttcctccaatatttctcttctgtgacaaagaacagaaaaaggagaggctgcgaaggaggctacatTAATTGTCTTATAATGTATACACtaccaagagtagatataCTCTTATTTACTCTTGACACTAccttaggaagagtacgcaactcctaTTGAACTTTTGACACTACACAGATTCAATTTCCATTTCCCTGTTACTTCTAATCACGTCGAGTGATCAAGTTATCAATAGACATCAAGTTATCAATAGCCGTGCCTTTATAGTAAACTGAGAACAGGAAAACCACCttccacaaatattttgttcACTCCTATTTGGTCTTATAACAATTCATATTCTCTGCCATGTAGGGTGCTATCCAACTATTTGTGCAAGTTATCGATAATGATCCTTTTGAAGATGACCACGTAGACGATATCTACATTGACAGAACACTGTCTACTAGTAGCTCATTTACCCCATACCAAACTTATACTGGGGACTATGGAAACAGTCGAATCGAGCTAACGTTTAGAGTGCACTGTGATCCACATTTCTATGGCTCTCACTGTTCTCAATATTGTGTGGATACTGACAATGTTGGAGGACATTATACTTGCGATAGGAATAATGGAAACAGAATATGTCTGCCTGGATGGACtagtcacacatgcacaataggTGTGTACACTGGATTGTATTGTAGACCCAATTACGTTGTTATGGAAGCATGTTGATTTATCGTGATAGAGTGTGTGTACGGTGGTAGTGTATAAATACAGTGACGCCTGTCTATTATGGTCAccctataagcaggccaccctctataatacagccaggttaatggtctCCATAACAATGTGGTTTGGacttgtgttagcaggccaccttttTATTACAACCACTGAATGGTGACCACCATATGACAAGTACAGTAGCTTATTAGCAGTATGTTTATTTTAGGACTCGTTAAGTAAACTCATGTGATCGTGTGATAGTGCTGGCTCAATTCAGTATTTCTGAGGTACATATATTCTTTCTCCACACTCCAGCTGTGTGCCCTGATGGGTGCAATCCCCTGAGGGCCTCATGCAAGAAACCAGGAAAATGCGTGTATGTTAGTATCAAGATTTGTCATTAATAGCTTTATTTGAAGGTCACAAATAAATTATTTGGTATATTGATTTATATGTACGTAGATGCAACGATGGTTGGCATGGAGACAACTGCTCTCTGTGTGACCCAGCACAACAATGCTGTGAGTTAGGGTGGATATTTTCGTATTTTcgtagcatacatgtataattatatcattcgAAAATACTGCGCAATGGTTTTACCTCACCATTCTGAGCTGCACAAATATTTAAACTCGGTGGTTCATACGTAAATTTGCACCACCGAAAATTCCCGGCTAT
This genomic stretch from Halichondria panicea chromosome 16, odHalPani1.1, whole genome shotgun sequence harbors:
- the LOC135349687 gene encoding uncharacterized protein LOC135349687 isoform X1; protein product: MEFTHSRKRKQQYRPHSNPDNRDKRAAIIDDFDRGLKTPPSRSTPGHEVTVIEDDEPDQSDHGARISSGTMYDQHKTPGEYKSSSFKIPKKKLHDLTFGHDQSNETTNVGIQPMPPKSNVVDVINRAKSMKSRTTTTSKTGSTIPDFLTLAKTPYTKNKISNSMESSLPAPKKKRPFRTNPIRSESPTETTQITNFDSQKSMLWNDTCIGLEDPNSSFDTKPNSDCVRDSRKSWASISPDRDDDIASNTSSEEVDAGEIFKRPVDKKQVLPKDKTTDKAATNDVVTIHSDDDDDNDVKATTSSNFKSPLPNRFLPPKAPPKNTNDNTDKFNKLLSTTNSVLKTCSEKPTSTADSTNASSTHRNVFAKSQAASKGKCSIQVTPTFLSKEQLAMATTHALPSTGKARDILSITDSPVLSKVEFSFEVDDEKVARTSTSSAAGTRKPLTTSRAAELPSDLARRPLKRPTQSAATPGSFYSSNGSPSNQLFSQFRSRAWGTGSSRMSSVRGNSANQVMATYGIKKPLKLKRPLPSPCSVDVDDEESLPLSVQCVQIGRLELDKVLHVELRNDVLCMKLDYEGRTETVQVSLPACFVWQLHLGEEPYIVYINVKSPEAKKIAETLSKKYHLDSDFFNPLSSNISEQCIMLRLEERPLPHLISSIIEFLTKMNVSVDQNLGTVEAKKLLNDIKPLKPSRSHGRPLSNDDVKSLVPSLNVRRSQRSRKAPVRMDPSSPITLVESIVVHNKPNVRLLAYNVPAGSKVNIEVSTHDVDTLAPGEYINDKVVDFYLRYMWYERLAERLRSKVHIFSSFFHTRLKDASRDNKELKCLQTPERQHNRVKTWTRRVDLFDKEYIVLPVCDRAHWFVAFVYKAGEFDPVRELATREAKAAKKNKKKPLKKKPDTPLDMLCKALFSVDPQEQLAAVRRFRHILSQLNNPPIEEVIRLGCLPKFVEFLHCSTSPFLQFEAAWVITNISSGSTLQTRTVIEAGAIPPLVQLLLSQHDYIREQAVWALGNIAGDSAEYRDITLSFGIMEPLLLLLQDPTLKVAVMRNATWTLSNLCRGKSPPPDLGAVQLSIPVLAKLLHSEDMEVLCNCAWSVAFIGDGPNDRIQRIVDGGLCRRLVELLFFPDKKVLAPALRAVGNILTGDDRQTQLLLNCSVLPALQHLLSSRFEGVKKEACWALSNVTAGNRVQIQTVIDCNIFPLLIEVLSSGVDYKTRKEAAWAVLNATQGGTAEQIRYLVDVGCVKPLCDLLTVQDPRMVMITLEGLENILKIGQQDAVKNVNPFALMVEEAYGLDKIEHLQQHSSEQVYKIALRIIDKYFGDDQDQVDLQLAPNPAKDGEQYMFNTNTQLPEGGFQF
- the LOC135349687 gene encoding uncharacterized protein LOC135349687 isoform X2, whose protein sequence is MEFTHSRKRKQQYRPHSNPDNRDKRAAIIDDFDRGLKTPPSRSTPGHEVTVIEDDEPDQSARISSGTMYDQHKTPGEYKSSSFKIPKKKLHDLTFGHDQSNETTNVGIQPMPPKSNVVDVINRAKSMKSRTTTTSKTGSTIPDFLTLAKTPYTKNKISNSMESSLPAPKKKRPFRTNPIRSESPTETTQITNFDSQKSMLWNDTCIGLEDPNSSFDTKPNSDCVRDSRKSWASISPDRDDDIASNTSSEEVDAGEIFKRPVDKKQVLPKDKTTDKAATNDVVTIHSDDDDDNDVKATTSSNFKSPLPNRFLPPKAPPKNTNDNTDKFNKLLSTTNSVLKTCSEKPTSTADSTNASSTHRNVFAKSQAASKGKCSIQVTPTFLSKEQLAMATTHALPSTGKARDILSITDSPVLSKVEFSFEVDDEKVARTSTSSAAGTRKPLTTSRAAELPSDLARRPLKRPTQSAATPGSFYSSNGSPSNQLFSQFRSRAWGTGSSRMSSVRGNSANQVMATYGIKKPLKLKRPLPSPCSVDVDDEESLPLSVQCVQIGRLELDKVLHVELRNDVLCMKLDYEGRTETVQVSLPACFVWQLHLGEEPYIVYINVKSPEAKKIAETLSKKYHLDSDFFNPLSSNISEQCIMLRLEERPLPHLISSIIEFLTKMNVSVDQNLGTVEAKKLLNDIKPLKPSRSHGRPLSNDDVKSLVPSLNVRRSQRSRKAPVRMDPSSPITLVESIVVHNKPNVRLLAYNVPAGSKVNIEVSTHDVDTLAPGEYINDKVVDFYLRYMWYERLAERLRSKVHIFSSFFHTRLKDASRDNKELKCLQTPERQHNRVKTWTRRVDLFDKEYIVLPVCDRAHWFVAFVYKAGEFDPVRELATREAKAAKKNKKKPLKKKPDTPLDMLCKALFSVDPQEQLAAVRRFRHILSQLNNPPIEEVIRLGCLPKFVEFLHCSTSPFLQFEAAWVITNISSGSTLQTRTVIEAGAIPPLVQLLLSQHDYIREQAVWALGNIAGDSAEYRDITLSFGIMEPLLLLLQDPTLKVAVMRNATWTLSNLCRGKSPPPDLGAVQLSIPVLAKLLHSEDMEVLCNCAWSVAFIGDGPNDRIQRIVDGGLCRRLVELLFFPDKKVLAPALRAVGNILTGDDRQTQLLLNCSVLPALQHLLSSRFEGVKKEACWALSNVTAGNRVQIQTVIDCNIFPLLIEVLSSGVDYKTRKEAAWAVLNATQGGTAEQIRYLVDVGCVKPLCDLLTVQDPRMVMITLEGLENILKIGQQDAVKNVNPFALMVEEAYGLDKIEHLQQHSSEQVYKIALRIIDKYFGDDQDQVDLQLAPNPAKDGEQYMFNTNTQLPEGGFQF